The Fructilactobacillus myrtifloralis genome segment ACGACTGGAACGTCAAGCTTAAGAACGCCGGGCAGTTTTGGCAGGACATCCAGCACCTCCCGATCAGTAAAAAGCTGATCCTTCACCAGGGCCAACACATGTACCTAAACGCCTTTCCGTCCTTTGACTATTCTGACTTAGTCAACCTCTGGTTAAGTAACAAGCTCGTCGCCATAAATAACCATGTCGATGCGGTACTGCCAGCGGTAATCGTCCAGGACAACGTAACTCCAGAAACCTGGCACGCCCAACCAAACTGGTTCAGTGCCGATTCCAGGGACCACGAGCTCCACTTTAACCACTCTCAGTGGACGCAGGCCTATCCGGAAAAGCACTTTGCTGCTTACTGTCAGCACCCCCAGCAGTGGGAAACGCACCTCACCACCCTAGCAGATCCGACCCTTGCCGACCAACGAACGGTTGCCCACCTTGAGTTTGATCACGATCTAACCATTAACGGAACGGTGCGCCTCACGCTTGCCGTTAGTAGCGACCACCCGGTGGGCATGATTAGTGCCCAGCTGGTTGACGTCGGAAGTGCCAACCGGCTCCAGCCAACGCCTACCGTTTCCGCTCCCCGAGGACTCCCCCTTGGATATCAGTGGTATCAAGATGACGTCCGGGAGTTCCAGCTAGAACAGACGCCCAGTGACCACAAAACCATCTCCCGGGTTCACCTCAACTTACAAAATCGAACGAGTCCGTCCATGACCGATCCCCTAGAACCAGGCCAGTTTTATCGGTTAACTTTAGACTTTCAACCGGTGTACTACCACCTGCCCCAGGGCCGTCAGTTGGCAGTAGTGCTCTACGCCACGGACTTTGCGATGACAACTCGGAGTAACCAAAAGATTACCTACACTTTAAAGCCTAACACCGGAACCCTAACCCTCCCGGAACAAGCATAGAAAAAGCAACTCTCACTTCGAGAGTTGCTTTTTTTATATTATCAAGGGTTCAGGGAGCAACGGCTAAAACAAGCCCTGAATCGTTCCATCATCCGTAATCTTAATTTGTTCCGCTGCCGGATGCTTTGGTAAGCCTGGCATCGTTAAAATGTTGCCGGCCATCGCGACGATAAAGCCCGCTCCAAGCTTCGGAACAAACTCCCGAATGTGAATTTTAAAATCAGTGGGCGCTCCCAACCGTTTCGCATCATCCGTAACCGAGTACTGCGTTTTGGCCACAATCACTGGTAACCGATCCCAGCCCCGGTCGGTCAGCTGGTGGAGTTGTTTGACCGCTTTAGGGGCCAACTCCACCCCTTGCCCACCATAAATTTCAGTTACAATTCGCTTTAACTTGGTTAATAAGTCAGCGTCAGGAGCATACAGGGGGGTAAAGGCTGCCGGTTGTTCCGTGGCCGCCACCACTCCGGCAGCCAGGGCTTGCGCGCCAGCACCACCGTGGCCCCACACGTCAGCGGGGTAAGCTGGCACCTCGAGCTGACGCGCGTAATCAACCACCAGCTGGAGTTCCGCGTCCGTATCATTGGTAAACCGGTTCACGGCCACCACCACCGGAACTCCATAGCGTTTCATACTGTGGACATGCCGGCCCAGGTTCGCTAAGCCCCGTTGTAAGGCGGCAAGGTCTTCGTGATCGAGTTGGTCCTTCGCAAGGCCCCCGTGCATCTTAAGGGCGCGAACCGTAGCAACAACCACGATTGCATCCGGATGCTTTCCGAGTAGTGGTGTTTTGACATCGAGGAACTTTTCGCCCCCCAGATCGGCCCCAAATCCCGCTTCAGTAACCGTATAATCCGCCTGTTGGAGCGCTAACTGGGTCGCTTGAATCGAATTGGTTCCCTGAGCAATGTTTGCAAAGGGCCCACCGTGAATCAAAGCCGGCGTGTGGGCAATTGTTTGCACGAGGTTCGGGAGAATTGCGTCCTTAAGTAACGTGGCAATCGCGCCCCCGACCCCCAATTCTGCTACCGTCACCGGGGTCTGGTCGTAGGTATACCCCACCACAATCCGGTTAATCCGACGTTTTAAATCGGAAAGATCGGTTGCCAACGTTAAAATGGCCATCATTTCCGAGGCAGCCGTAATCTCGAAGCTCCCTTCCTGTGGAACTCCACTCGTCCGACCTCCAAGTCCGGTCACCAGGTGCCGTAACGAGCGATCGTTAACGTCTAGGACCCGCTTAATCACGACTTGGCGGGGATCTAAGTGGAAGGGGTTTCCCTGATAAATACTATTATCGACGAGGGCCACTAACGTGTTTTGGGCCACGGTTAAAGCGTGAAAATCACCCGTAAAGTGGAGGTTAATGTCTTCCATCGGGATCACCTGGGAATAACCACCCCCGGTGGCCCCACCCTTTAGTCCCATCACGGGACCTAACGATGGTTCCCGGAGCGCTAACATCGTCCGGTGCCCGGCTTGTTGCATCGCATCCGCCAATCCAACGGCGACGGTCGACTTTCCTTCTCCCGCCGGAGTCGGATTAATCGACGTTACTAATACCAACTTACCGAAGTGGTCTGGCTGAACGGGAGTCGTCCGTTCAATCTTGGCCTTCTGCCGTCCATAGGGGAGCACTTCTTCTGGTTGAAACCCAGCGGCCTCCGCCACCTTCGTAATGGGCCATGGGTGGGCTGCCTGGGCAATTTCAATATCACTTTGCATCTTACATCCTCCTTTTCGACCAGCAACCGGTCGCACCTTCCTAATCTCTTTATTTTGAGCGATGCGAACGGAAAAAGTCAACTCCCCTAACCGAACAAAACCAGGCGCCCTTCACGAGGACCCCTGGTTGCTTTAACCTAAGCGTTTTCGAATGCTGGATGAAGCCGTATCAATCACAATTACCATTACCACGATCCCAATCAGGATAATCCCGGTCTTCGACCAATCTCTGGTTTGCAACGCGAACAACAACGGCGTTCCAATCCCTCCGGCTCCCACTAACCCCAAAATGGACGCGGATCGCACGGAGATTTCAAACCGATACAGCGTATACGACAGCAAGGCGGGTAAAATCGTGGGTAACGTGGCAATCCGAAACGTTTGGAGCTTGGTTCCGCCGGTCGCCATGATGGCCGTTTCCGCACTGCGGTCCATTTCTTCGATCGCTTCGGAAAACAATTTCCCTAACATCCCGATTGAATGCACCCCGATGGCCAGTACCCCGGCAAAGGAGCCAGGGCCCACCATTTTAATGAACAGGATGGCTAGTACCACTTCTGGAAAGGCCCGAATTGCCGTCAGCAGAACCTTGCCTAACGTTGAACGGGGATGGAAAAAGCCCTTGGTGGTTTGGGCGGCCAAAAAAGCGAACGGCACACTCAACAGGGCTGAGATGATTGTCCCTAAAAAGGCAATTGCCAGCGTGATGACGAGCTGGGATACTAAGTCTTCCCCGCTCCCGTTATACACATACGACCAGTCCGGATGGATAATGCCCTTGAAAATGGCGGCACTTACCCGCCCCGCGGAGCGCTGGATCCCGGTCAAGGGAATTCCGGTGATTGACCACCAGTAGATGGCAATGATTCCTAGGGTCACCAGTCCCCATTTCAAGCGGGTGGTTGAGGTTGATTTGGTTTTATTCATCATTATTGAAGTCGCTTCCTTACGTAATTACTGATTGCGTCAATGACTAGTACAACGGCAAAGATGGCCAAAATAATCACCGCCGTCCGGGGATAATCGAACTGATCCAACGTCTGCTGGAGGTATAATCCAATCCCCCCGGCGCCGAGGTACCCCAAAACGGTTGAGGACCGCACGTTAATCTCGAGGGTATAGAGGAAGTAACTCATAAACTGCCCCGCGATTTGGGGTAAAATCGCCACCCGAATCGTTTGGAGCATGGTCGCACCGGTGGCGCGTAACGCCCGCACCGGACCTAAATCAATTGTTTCTAACACGTCATAAAATAACTTGGCAATCATCCCGAAGGAGAAAAAGGCGAGCGTAATCACCCCGGTCATCGGCCCAATTCCAAAGATGGCCACGAACAGCGCGGCTAGCAACAGGGTTGGCAGGGTTCTGATTAGCGCTAAGATCAACCGGATCACCAACCGCCCCACCCGATTTTTCACGATGTTGCGGGCGGCCAGAAAGGCAAAGGGAACCGCCACAATGGCCCCAATCGTTGTCCCGAGAATCGCCATTTGCAACGTTTGGGCAAGCGTGCCCATGATCTTCGTTAGATAGGGCCAATCCGGATGTTTCATCTGGCTTAACACCACGCCGAACTGGTCGGCATTTTCAAAGAAGGCGTTCACATCAACCCCCGTAATTAGGGCTGAATAGTAAATTAAGACCAGCAGAACTACGGTCACCGTGATTCCCACCACGTGGAAACGTTGTCTCAGTGGTTGTTCGGGTACCTGTCCCTGTTTCATTAGTCATCCCTCCCGTGTTCGTAAACATCGCGGAGCTCGGCTTCGTTGGCTTCCGCAATTGGCTTGTTGTAGACCACCTTGCCGTCCCGAAGCCCAATGATCCGGTCGGCATACTTCAACGCCAGTGCCATGGAGTGCAGGTTAACCAGGACCGTAATCCGCTCGTACTTTTTCAGGTTATAGAGGTCGTCCATGACCCCCTTACTCGTCTTGGGGTCCAGCGATGCCACCGGTTCGTCCGCTAACACCAAGGTGGGATCCTGCATGAGCGTTCGGGCAATCGCAACCCGTTGCTTCTGCCCCCCGGACAACTGGTCGGCCCGGCGGTACAGTTTCTTCACCATGTTCACCTTGTCGAGTTGGGCGACAGCTTGCTGCTGATCCGCCTTTGAGTACAACCCTAATAACGTTTTCCAGGTCGGATAGTAACCCGTCCGTCCGGCTAACACGTTTTTTTGCACGGTCGTTCGTTCCACGAGGTTGAAATTTTGAAAGATCATCCCGATTTTACGCCGCATCCGCCGGAGTTCTTTTCCGTGAACCTTGGTAATGTCTTCGCCGTCCACCAGCACCTGACCGTCAGTAACGTCAATCATGCGGTTAATCGAATTGAACAGGGTACTTTTCCCCGCTCCCGATAGTCCCACGACGGCTACAAACTCCCCTTCGTGCACCGTAAAGTTAATGTCATCGAGGCCCACAACGCCACTTGGATAGACCTTGTTAACGTGTTTTAATTCCAATACCGTTTTTTCCGTCACTAGTCTGTCTCCCCTTACTCGTCTAACCGGCCGACTTTTTTCAAGTTGGTCCGCACACTGTCAAATTCATGATCCTGAACCGGCACATACCCCTGGTGACTATAAAGTTCATAGATGATCCGGTGCCCCTTTTTGGACTTCGCAATCGTTTGAAAGGCCCGGGCAATTTTCTTGTCCCACTTCGGACTCATATCCCGGCGCACCGAAATGGTATCGTTCGGGATGGGCTGGGTTTTATACAAAACCGCCGTGTCCTTCATGACGTTGGGATCATCCTTGGCCGCAATTTTCCGCGCTCCTTGGAACACAAAGGCCGCATCGGCATTTCCGTTATACACGGATAACACCCCTTGGTCTGCTCCCTTCACGGTGAAGGTCTTAATCCCGTTTTTGTGGATGTTAATCCCGCGGTCGGCTAATTCCACGGCCGGGAAAATATAACCAGCAGTTGATGTCGTGTCCTGGATGGCAATCTTCTTTCCCTTTAGATCACTCAGCTTTTTCACCTTACCGTTCTTTTTCACCACAATTTCGCCCCGGTAGGTGTTCGTCGGCACGTTCGTAATGTCTTCCGTGGCATCTGAGCCATACCGATACCGCGTTGCTTGTAAGATGGCTTTCACCCCGTAGTTAGCGTGCCCCAGTACGTAGGCCGTGGGTGACAAGAAGGCCACGTCCGCCGTCTTAGATCCCAGTGCTTCGACCATTGAACTCCCGCTGGTCGCCACGACCACCTTCACCGGAATGTGCAGTTGTTGCTCCAGCATTTTTTCCAGGGGTTTCGCCCGGGCTTCCATCTTGCCGGCGTTTGAAGACGGATTAAATTCCACCACTAGTCGCTTGGGTTGGTAGTTTTCCGCCCGCGAGTGGTGCTTACATCCGCTCAACCCGCCCCCGATTACGAGCAGGACCAGCGCTAAGCAACCCACCTTTAGTAACTTCTTGACCTTCATTGCGTTCCTCCTCAACTAAGAATGGCTTTATTTTACCACAATTAAATTAACAATTACAACTTAAATTGGGTAAATAGTTCGTATTTTACTAATTTAAACCGATAACTTACTTTTATATAGCTATAAATTGATGAAATCACGAATTTTAACCACGAAAAAAGAGCGACGCGTCCGTCGCTCTTTGATCTTAGAATAATTGTTGTTTGGTGATTTTTTGCATCCCGTGCATGTATGGTTGCAGGGCTTCCGGAATGTTCACCGAGCCATCTTCGTTTTGGTAGTTTTCCAAAATGGCAGCCACGGTCCGTCCCACGGCTAGTCCCGAACCGTTTAACGTGTGGACGTACTGCAGTTTCCCGTTCTCATCCCGGTACTGAATGTGGGCCCGACGCGCCTGAAAGTCAGTTGTATTCGAACAACTGGAGATCTCTCGGTAACAGTCCTGCGATGGCATCCAAACCTCAATATCGTGGGTCATGGCAGCCGTAAAGCTCATGTCACTCGAGGTTAGGGTAATCACGTGGTACGGCAAGCCCAGCTTTTCCAAGGAACTTTCCGCCTGGTGCGTAATGTTTTCGAGCGCTGCCCAAGAATCCTCTGGCTTCGTAAATTGCACCATCTCAACCTTGTTAAACTGGTGGAGCCGGATTAAGCCCTTGGTATCACGACCGGCACTACCGGCTTCTGACCGAAAGGCCGGCGTTAAGGCGGTAAACTTCACCGGGAGCTTCTCAGCTGGGATTACTTCATCCCGGTAAAAGTTTACTAACGGAACTTCAGCCGTCGGGATCATGGTGAGGTCACTATCAGCGATTTCAAAGCCGGCTTTCGTTTCCAAGAACTTCGGAAATTGCCCCGTGCCGTACATTGAAGCTGAGTTGACCATGTACGGAGGCAAGACTTCCGTGTAGCCCGCGCGGTCATTTTCATCGAGGTAGAAATTGTAGACGGCCCGCTCTAACATAGCGCCGGCTCCTAAATAGTAGACAAACCGACTTCCAGCCACCTTGGCACTACGTTGAAAGTCCAAGATGTCTAGGTGTTCCCCAATTTCCCAGTGAGATTGCGGTTGAAACGTAAACTGGCGGGGCGTACCCACCTTCCGCAGTTCCACGGAGCCTTCTTCCGTCAGACTCACGGGCACCTGATCGTTAGGAATGTTGGGCAGGTGTGCTGCAACATCCTGTTCTGCTTGTTCGACTTGTTCGAGATTCTGGTCCAGCTGTTTAATCTCTTTCCCCACCTCGCGCATCCGTTGAATTGGTGCCTCAGCATCCGCTTTTTGCCGTTTTAACTGGGAAATTTGGTCTGAAACCGAATTCCGTTCGGCCTTTAGTTGCTCTGTTTTAACGATCAACTCTCGGCGCCGCTGATCTAGTTCCAAGAGGTGGTCCACCGTTTCCGCGCTCACGCCCCGGGTGGCCATTTTTTCCTTGAACCAATCAGGTTTTTGCCGCACTAACTTAATGTCAATCATGTTACTACCTCCTATAATTAGCTGTATTTACGCAAAAAGACCCCCGCCCTAAATTGGGACGAAGGTCTTTGTTCGCGGTACCACCCAAGTTCCTGACTACGTCAGACACTCATTGGGATTGGTAACGGAATCACCGTGCAGGATTAACTGCCCTGAAGCGTAGCGGAATTTCGAACGATGACTCACACCACCCGTCACCTCTCTGTGGTTCTACTTAAACTACACCATTAGTTTGTGTTTTCTTCATTATACAATATCTAGGCAAAGATTTGGTTAATTTTTGCATCCACCAGGGCAAAAATCTGGTCACGCGCCGCGGGATCCTCCACAAACTCGAGCTGGTCGCCATCAATTTCCAACTTTGGTGAGAGATCGTACTGGGCAAACCAGGTATCATACCGTTCGTTTAACTCCCGGTAGTAATCGTAGAGGCTCGCATCGTGATCAAGCTGCTCGTAACTGCGACCGCGCTTCTTAATCCGCTTCAGCATCGTGTCAAAGGAAACGTGTAAGTAGATCAATAAATCGGGGAGCTTTTGGTAGTCAGCGGGCCCAACGGGTTCTAACATGTTTTGCAACAACGAATCGTAGGTGTCCACTTCCGTTGCCGTTGAACGCCCGAGATCGGCGTTTAAATGAAATAACAGCGAATCTTCAAACAACGAGCGGTCCATGACACTGTAACGGTTGGCGTTCGCTTCTTTAATCGCCGCTAACCGCTTGTTCAAAAAATAAATTTGCAGTAAAAAGGCGTATTTTTGTGGATCTTTGTAAAACAACGGTAAAATCTCGTTATCATCGACCGACTCGTAAAACGCCGGGGCATTCAGGTGCTCTGCGAGTAAGGTGGTTAACGAGGTTTTCCCCGCCCCAATGGGGCCTGATAAAACGATCATGTGGATTCCTCCCCTGAAACTGGTTTCTACCTAGCTTTCATTTTAGCATTAATTGTGCGACTGCTGTTCGTCATCTAAATTAGCGGGAGACACGTCCACCTGATCAAGCGGAATCAAATGCGTGTGGTGAATCAACTTGTAACCAAAGAACAAGATTAAGACGAGCGGCACACTGATGTAGGTTACCGCAATTTCAAACCACTTGCCCTGTGCAAAGGCCCCAATGTCTTGACCAAAAATCACCACGATACATAGAATCAAGCATAACACCGGACCAAAGGGGAACCAGGTGGCGTGGTACTTGAGTTCATCCAAATGATGCCCCTGCTTAATGAACGCCCGCCGGAACCGGTAGTGGGATAAAGCAATCCCAAACCAAGCAATAAAGCCGGTTAATCCCGAGGCCGCTACAAGCCAGAGGTAAATTTGCGGACCAACAAAGCTGGTTAAGAAGGTCAGTAAGGCCACAACCGTGGTGGCTAAGAGGGCGAGGAACGGAATCCCGTTCTTACTAATCTTGCCAAAGAACTTCGGGGCATACCCTTCATCGGCCATGGAATAGAGCATCCGCGTTGACGCATACATCCCGGAGTTGGCCGAGGAAATTACGGACGTTAAAATGACCGCATTCATCACGCTGGCCGCCGCAGCTAACCCAGCCCGTTCAAAGACAATTGTAAAGGGACTAATCGAGACGTCACTAGCGGATGATCCCAGTAAATCTGGGCTCGTGTAGGGAATCACCGCGGCAATCACAAAGATTGCCAAAAAGTAGAACAGAATAATCCGCCAGAATACCTCATGAATCGCCTTGGGCACACTCTTTTGCGGATCGTCAGCTTCTCCAGCGGTAATCCCGACTAACTCGGTTCCTTGAAACGAAAATCCAGCAACAACGAAGACGCTAATAATCCCTGGAATCCCGTGGACAAACGGTGCCTGTTTATAGGTAAAGTTACTTAAGCCGGTGGCATGACCACCCATAATCCCAACGATCGTTAAAAAACCGACGATTAAGAAGATGATGATCGTAATTACCTTGATTAGTGACATCCAAAACTCGGTTTCTCCAAAGGCCGACACAGCCAGCGCGTTAATCACAAAAATCAAGATCAGCGCCGCGGCACTCCAAATCCACGCGGGAAAATGGGGGAACCAGAACGCCATCACCAAGGAAACCGTTGACACATCAACGGCCACGGTGATCGCCCAGTTAAACCAGTAGTTCCACCCCATGGCGAATCCTAACGCCGGATCCACGTACTTCGCGGCATAAGTTGAAAATGAACCGGAGACCGGCAGGTTCGTTGCCATCTCACCCAAACTCGTCATCAAAAAGTAGACCATGATGCCCATTAACACGTACGCTACGAGCGCACCACCGGGACCGGCCTTACTAATGGCTCCTCCACTTGCTACAAACAGTCCCGTTCCAATACACCC includes the following:
- a CDS encoding formate--tetrahydrofolate ligase: MQSDIEIAQAAHPWPITKVAEAAGFQPEEVLPYGRQKAKIERTTPVQPDHFGKLVLVTSINPTPAGEGKSTVAVGLADAMQQAGHRTMLALREPSLGPVMGLKGGATGGGYSQVIPMEDINLHFTGDFHALTVAQNTLVALVDNSIYQGNPFHLDPRQVVIKRVLDVNDRSLRHLVTGLGGRTSGVPQEGSFEITAASEMMAILTLATDLSDLKRRINRIVVGYTYDQTPVTVAELGVGGAIATLLKDAILPNLVQTIAHTPALIHGGPFANIAQGTNSIQATQLALQQADYTVTEAGFGADLGGEKFLDVKTPLLGKHPDAIVVVATVRALKMHGGLAKDQLDHEDLAALQRGLANLGRHVHSMKRYGVPVVVAVNRFTNDTDAELQLVVDYARQLEVPAYPADVWGHGGAGAQALAAGVVAATEQPAAFTPLYAPDADLLTKLKRIVTEIYGGQGVELAPKAVKQLHQLTDRGWDRLPVIVAKTQYSVTDDAKRLGAPTDFKIHIREFVPKLGAGFIVAMAGNILTMPGLPKHPAAEQIKITDDGTIQGLF
- the phnE gene encoding phosphonate ABC transporter, permease protein PhnE, with product MNKTKSTSTTRLKWGLVTLGIIAIYWWSITGIPLTGIQRSAGRVSAAIFKGIIHPDWSYVYNGSGEDLVSQLVITLAIAFLGTIISALLSVPFAFLAAQTTKGFFHPRSTLGKVLLTAIRAFPEVVLAILFIKMVGPGSFAGVLAIGVHSIGMLGKLFSEAIEEMDRSAETAIMATGGTKLQTFRIATLPTILPALLSYTLYRFEISVRSASILGLVGAGGIGTPLLFALQTRDWSKTGIILIGIVVMVIVIDTASSSIRKRLG
- the phnE gene encoding phosphonate ABC transporter, permease protein PhnE, with product MKQGQVPEQPLRQRFHVVGITVTVVLLVLIYYSALITGVDVNAFFENADQFGVVLSQMKHPDWPYLTKIMGTLAQTLQMAILGTTIGAIVAVPFAFLAARNIVKNRVGRLVIRLILALIRTLPTLLLAALFVAIFGIGPMTGVITLAFFSFGMIAKLFYDVLETIDLGPVRALRATGATMLQTIRVAILPQIAGQFMSYFLYTLEINVRSSTVLGYLGAGGIGLYLQQTLDQFDYPRTAVIILAIFAVVLVIDAISNYVRKRLQ
- the phnC gene encoding phosphonate ABC transporter ATP-binding protein; amino-acid sequence: MTEKTVLELKHVNKVYPSGVVGLDDINFTVHEGEFVAVVGLSGAGKSTLFNSINRMIDVTDGQVLVDGEDITKVHGKELRRMRRKIGMIFQNFNLVERTTVQKNVLAGRTGYYPTWKTLLGLYSKADQQQAVAQLDKVNMVKKLYRRADQLSGGQKQRVAIARTLMQDPTLVLADEPVASLDPKTSKGVMDDLYNLKKYERITVLVNLHSMALALKYADRIIGLRDGKVVYNKPIAEANEAELRDVYEHGRDD
- a CDS encoding phosphate/phosphite/phosphonate ABC transporter substrate-binding protein — translated: MKVKKLLKVGCLALVLLVIGGGLSGCKHHSRAENYQPKRLVVEFNPSSNAGKMEARAKPLEKMLEQQLHIPVKVVVATSGSSMVEALGSKTADVAFLSPTAYVLGHANYGVKAILQATRYRYGSDATEDITNVPTNTYRGEIVVKKNGKVKKLSDLKGKKIAIQDTTSTAGYIFPAVELADRGINIHKNGIKTFTVKGADQGVLSVYNGNADAAFVFQGARKIAAKDDPNVMKDTAVLYKTQPIPNDTISVRRDMSPKWDKKIARAFQTIAKSKKGHRIIYELYSHQGYVPVQDHEFDSVRTNLKKVGRLDE
- the serS gene encoding serine--tRNA ligase — encoded protein: MIDIKLVRQKPDWFKEKMATRGVSAETVDHLLELDQRRRELIVKTEQLKAERNSVSDQISQLKRQKADAEAPIQRMREVGKEIKQLDQNLEQVEQAEQDVAAHLPNIPNDQVPVSLTEEGSVELRKVGTPRQFTFQPQSHWEIGEHLDILDFQRSAKVAGSRFVYYLGAGAMLERAVYNFYLDENDRAGYTEVLPPYMVNSASMYGTGQFPKFLETKAGFEIADSDLTMIPTAEVPLVNFYRDEVIPAEKLPVKFTALTPAFRSEAGSAGRDTKGLIRLHQFNKVEMVQFTKPEDSWAALENITHQAESSLEKLGLPYHVITLTSSDMSFTAAMTHDIEVWMPSQDCYREISSCSNTTDFQARRAHIQYRDENGKLQYVHTLNGSGLAVGRTVAAILENYQNEDGSVNIPEALQPYMHGMQKITKQQLF
- a CDS encoding deoxynucleoside kinase, translating into MIVLSGPIGAGKTSLTTLLAEHLNAPAFYESVDDNEILPLFYKDPQKYAFLLQIYFLNKRLAAIKEANANRYSVMDRSLFEDSLLFHLNADLGRSTATEVDTYDSLLQNMLEPVGPADYQKLPDLLIYLHVSFDTMLKRIKKRGRSYEQLDHDASLYDYYRELNERYDTWFAQYDLSPKLEIDGDQLEFVEDPAARDQIFALVDAKINQIFA
- a CDS encoding amino acid permease yields the protein MEAEKGTQHVKRGLKSRHVSMIALGGCIGTGLFVASGGAISKAGPGGALVAYVLMGIMVYFLMTSLGEMATNLPVSGSFSTYAAKYVDPALGFAMGWNYWFNWAITVAVDVSTVSLVMAFWFPHFPAWIWSAAALILIFVINALAVSAFGETEFWMSLIKVITIIIFLIVGFLTIVGIMGGHATGLSNFTYKQAPFVHGIPGIISVFVVAGFSFQGTELVGITAGEADDPQKSVPKAIHEVFWRIILFYFLAIFVIAAVIPYTSPDLLGSSASDVSISPFTIVFERAGLAAAASVMNAVILTSVISSANSGMYASTRMLYSMADEGYAPKFFGKISKNGIPFLALLATTVVALLTFLTSFVGPQIYLWLVAASGLTGFIAWFGIALSHYRFRRAFIKQGHHLDELKYHATWFPFGPVLCLILCIVVIFGQDIGAFAQGKWFEIAVTYISVPLVLILFFGYKLIHHTHLIPLDQVDVSPANLDDEQQSHN